A genomic stretch from Zeimonas sediminis includes:
- a CDS encoding TRAP transporter small permease has translation MTLLHRLYRLSGYLSAASLVAICALILAQIVARSLGHMVPDADEFAAWAMAASGFFGLPYALHAGAHIRITSAVRFLPERLRHFAEVIATALGLAVAAYLAWYCTFFVIESYTFKEVSPGLLALPMWIPQVSMVVGTVLLALAFAERLLCVLRGRGFETGEGSTGE, from the coding sequence ATGACGCTGCTGCACCGGCTCTACAGGCTCTCCGGCTACCTGTCGGCCGCGAGCCTGGTCGCGATCTGCGCGCTGATCCTGGCGCAGATCGTGGCGCGCAGCCTCGGCCACATGGTCCCGGACGCCGACGAGTTCGCTGCCTGGGCCATGGCGGCCTCCGGCTTCTTCGGCCTGCCGTACGCGCTGCACGCCGGCGCGCACATCCGGATCACGTCGGCCGTGCGCTTCCTGCCGGAGCGTCTTCGCCACTTCGCCGAGGTCATCGCCACCGCCCTGGGCCTGGCGGTGGCCGCCTACCTGGCCTGGTACTGCACCTTCTTCGTCATCGAGAGCTACACCTTCAAGGAAGTCTCGCCGGGGCTGCTCGCGCTGCCCATGTGGATCCCCCAGGTCTCGATGGTCGTCGGCACGGTGCTGCTCGCGCTGGCCTTCGCCGAGCGCCTGCTGTGCGTGCTGCGCGGCCGGGGCTTCGAGACCGGCGAAGGCAGCACGGGGGAATGA
- a CDS encoding acetyl-CoA carboxylase family protein — protein MNKLLIANRGEIALRILRAARDLGIATVAVHSRDDAALPHLALADDCVPLDATGAAAYLDIEAIVAAGLRAGCDAVHPGYGFLSERPEFAAACAKAGLVFVGPTVAQLELFGDKAIAIDHARQCGVPVMPSTRGGATLAEIEEFYDAHGCSVDAQLGGEAPPSVTAGAGRGIVIKAVGGGGGRGMRAVTSRDALAEAFARCTSEARAAFGVADVYAERLIARARHIEVQVVGDGREVVALGERDCTLQRRFQKLVEVAPSPALAPALRERIVEAALVMAREAGYRGLGTFEFLVDEGDAPDLPFVFIEANPRLQVEHTITEAVTGVDLVAVQLRIAAGASLREAGLDPLRPPKPQGFAIQFRINAESLDAQGLARPASGRLDRFDLPAGPGVRVDTHGRPGYAPSPHYDTLLAKLVVSSPGEFAQAVRRGQRALRETRIEGIATNLWLLRALAEREEFATQAVHTRHFEAILGPLLARAAELEAEGAELAARAAAGDAQAGLDAAAPGGAPGGAHPPLPPPHAGPAEALPEGLAAIRAPMAGRLAELSVAAGDLVRAGQTVAVLEAMKMEHTVTAGTAGRVVEARAAAGDQVAEAQALVLVEPLELDEAGGEAGGGTDPRAIRADLRRILDRHAFTLDAARTEAVAKRHARGLRTARENIADLCDEGSFVEYGALTVAAQSRRRSMDDLVANTPGDGMVTGIGSVNRERFGAERSRCVVMAYDFTVLAGTQGFRNHAKTDRMLELAARQRLPVVLFAEGGGGRPGDVDMPVVAGLDLTTFASFAALSGRVPVVGIVAGRCFAGNAALVGCADVIVATRDSNLGMGGPAMIEGGGLGVFRPEEIGPSSVQHANGVIDILVDDEAQAVAAAKHYLSMFQGRTDAWRSPDPELLRGVVPENRLRVYDTRAAIEGLVDTGSLLWLRTGFGAGIHTALARIAGRPVGLLANNPFHLSGAIDADAADKAARFMQLCDAHGLPIVSLIDTPGFMVGPEIETRAQVRHVSRMFVAAAKLRVPFFAVVLRKGYGLGAMAMAAGGFHAPAFTVSWPTGEFGGMGLEGAVRLGFRKELEAAPEGPERDALYRELVARQYEKGSAINTAVHLEIDAVIDPASTRDWLFRGLESAALAPLREAGRFVDTW, from the coding sequence GTGAACAAGCTTCTGATCGCCAACCGCGGCGAGATCGCGCTGCGGATCCTGCGCGCGGCGCGCGACCTGGGCATCGCCACCGTGGCGGTGCACTCGCGCGACGACGCCGCGCTGCCGCACCTTGCGCTCGCCGACGACTGCGTGCCGCTCGATGCGACCGGGGCAGCGGCCTACCTGGACATCGAGGCGATCGTCGCCGCCGGGCTGCGCGCCGGCTGCGATGCGGTGCATCCGGGATATGGCTTCCTGAGCGAGCGCCCGGAGTTCGCGGCGGCCTGCGCCAAGGCGGGGCTGGTTTTCGTGGGGCCGACCGTCGCGCAGCTCGAGCTGTTCGGCGACAAGGCGATCGCGATCGACCACGCGCGCCAGTGCGGCGTGCCGGTCATGCCCTCGACCCGCGGCGGTGCGACGCTGGCCGAGATCGAGGAGTTCTACGACGCGCACGGGTGCTCGGTCGACGCGCAGCTGGGCGGCGAGGCTCCGCCGAGCGTGACCGCCGGCGCGGGGCGCGGCATCGTGATCAAGGCGGTCGGCGGCGGCGGCGGGCGCGGGATGCGCGCTGTCACTTCCCGCGACGCGCTCGCCGAGGCCTTTGCCCGCTGCACCTCGGAGGCGCGCGCGGCCTTCGGCGTCGCCGACGTCTACGCCGAGCGGCTGATCGCGCGGGCGCGCCACATCGAGGTGCAAGTGGTCGGCGACGGCCGCGAGGTCGTCGCGCTGGGCGAACGCGACTGCACGCTGCAGCGGCGTTTCCAGAAGCTGGTCGAGGTCGCGCCCAGCCCGGCGCTGGCGCCGGCGCTGCGCGAACGGATCGTCGAGGCGGCGCTGGTCATGGCCCGCGAGGCCGGCTACCGGGGCCTGGGCACCTTCGAGTTCCTGGTCGACGAGGGCGACGCGCCGGACCTGCCCTTCGTGTTCATCGAGGCCAACCCGCGCCTGCAGGTCGAGCACACGATCACCGAGGCGGTCACCGGCGTGGACCTGGTGGCCGTGCAGCTCCGGATCGCGGCGGGCGCCTCGCTGCGCGAGGCGGGCCTCGACCCGCTGCGCCCGCCGAAGCCGCAGGGCTTCGCGATCCAGTTCCGGATCAATGCCGAGTCGCTGGACGCGCAGGGGCTCGCCCGGCCGGCTTCGGGCCGGCTCGATCGCTTCGACCTGCCGGCCGGCCCCGGCGTGCGGGTGGACACGCACGGCCGCCCCGGATACGCGCCGTCGCCGCACTACGACACGCTGCTCGCCAAGCTCGTGGTGTCGTCGCCGGGCGAGTTCGCGCAGGCGGTGCGCCGCGGCCAGCGCGCGCTGCGCGAGACCCGGATCGAGGGCATCGCGACGAACCTGTGGCTGCTGCGCGCGCTGGCAGAGCGAGAGGAGTTCGCGACGCAGGCGGTGCACACCCGGCACTTCGAGGCGATCCTCGGGCCGCTGCTGGCCCGCGCGGCCGAACTCGAGGCGGAGGGCGCCGAGCTTGCGGCGAGGGCCGCCGCGGGCGATGCGCAGGCCGGACTCGACGCGGCGGCCCCCGGCGGCGCCCCGGGTGGCGCGCATCCGCCCCTGCCCCCGCCGCACGCCGGCCCGGCCGAAGCGCTGCCCGAGGGCCTCGCCGCGATCCGCGCGCCGATGGCGGGCCGTCTCGCCGAGCTGTCGGTGGCGGCGGGCGACCTGGTGCGCGCCGGGCAGACGGTGGCGGTGCTCGAGGCGATGAAGATGGAGCACACGGTGACCGCCGGCACGGCCGGGCGCGTCGTCGAGGCCAGGGCCGCGGCCGGCGACCAGGTGGCCGAGGCGCAGGCGCTGGTCCTGGTCGAGCCGCTCGAGCTCGACGAGGCGGGGGGCGAGGCCGGCGGCGGCACCGACCCGCGCGCGATCCGCGCCGACCTGCGGCGGATCCTCGACCGCCACGCCTTCACGCTCGACGCGGCGCGGACCGAGGCGGTCGCGAAGCGCCACGCCCGCGGGCTGCGCACCGCGCGCGAGAACATCGCCGACCTGTGCGACGAGGGCTCCTTCGTCGAGTACGGCGCGCTGACCGTGGCCGCGCAGAGCCGGCGCCGCTCTATGGACGACCTGGTCGCGAACACGCCGGGCGACGGCATGGTGACCGGAATCGGCAGCGTGAACCGCGAGCGCTTCGGCGCCGAGCGCTCGCGCTGCGTGGTGATGGCCTACGACTTCACCGTGCTGGCAGGCACGCAGGGCTTCCGCAACCACGCCAAGACCGACCGGATGCTCGAGCTGGCGGCCCGCCAGCGCCTGCCGGTCGTCCTGTTCGCCGAGGGTGGCGGCGGGCGGCCCGGCGACGTCGACATGCCGGTGGTGGCCGGGCTCGACCTGACGACCTTCGCGTCCTTCGCCGCGCTGAGCGGCCGGGTGCCGGTGGTCGGCATCGTGGCCGGCCGCTGCTTCGCCGGCAACGCCGCGCTGGTCGGCTGCGCCGACGTGATCGTCGCGACCCGCGACAGCAACCTGGGCATGGGCGGCCCGGCGATGATCGAGGGGGGTGGCCTGGGCGTGTTCCGGCCCGAGGAGATCGGGCCGAGTTCGGTCCAGCACGCCAACGGCGTCATCGACATCCTGGTCGATGACGAGGCGCAGGCGGTCGCGGCCGCGAAGCACTACCTGTCGATGTTCCAGGGGCGCACCGACGCCTGGCGCTCGCCCGATCCGGAGCTGCTGCGCGGCGTGGTGCCCGAGAACCGTCTGCGGGTATACGACACCCGCGCGGCGATCGAGGGCCTGGTCGACACCGGTTCGCTGCTGTGGCTGCGTACCGGCTTCGGCGCTGGCATCCACACCGCGCTGGCGCGGATCGCGGGACGGCCGGTGGGCCTGCTCGCCAACAACCCGTTCCACCTGTCGGGCGCGATCGACGCCGACGCGGCCGACAAGGCGGCGCGATTCATGCAGCTGTGCGACGCGCACGGCCTGCCGATCGTGTCGCTGATCGACACGCCGGGCTTCATGGTCGGGCCCGAGATCGAGACCCGCGCGCAGGTCAGGCACGTGAGCCGGATGTTCGTGGCGGCCGCGAAGCTGCGGGTGCCCTTCTTCGCGGTCGTGCTGCGCAAGGGCTACGGGCTGGGCGCGATGGCGATGGCCGCGGGCGGCTTCCATGCGCCGGCCTTCACCGTGAGCTGGCCGACCGGCGAGTTCGGCGGCATGGGGCTGGAAGGCGCGGTGAGGCTGGGCTTTCGCAAGGAGCTCGAGGCGGCGCCCGAGGGGCCGGAGCGCGACGCGCTGTACCGCGAGCTGGTCGCGCGGCAATACGAGAAGGGCTCGGCGATCAATACCGCGGTCCACCTCGAGATCGACGCGGTGATCGACCCGGCGAGCACCCGCGACTGGCTGTTTCGGGGGCTCGAGTCGGCGGCGCTGGCGCCGCTGCGCGAGGCCGGGCGCTTCGTCGATACCTGGTGA
- a CDS encoding ATP-binding protein, with translation MSTVDAARTGARQPPQAARRKVHPIVELDYPVRVMAHLAMFVVVGSVYVGRPTPAWVWALTSFYLLAWSHIGYQIARRSRDSKGAELRNLLIDSLMTGLVTALSGFSIWAGVTMFASVNATNLSVGGARHAVNGLGWSVVGMMLGALATGFSFEPESSMLTTSVSGIGVVLFTAVFGWRSYVEARGAQRSKREALERRTELEEQKRVLEATYDLAETERVEAERARELAESANRAKSAFLANMSHELRTPLNAIIGYSEMLQEDLGDQADAALLDDLKKIQGAGKHLLGLINDVLDLAKIEAGKIDLVVDRFSPGLVIEEVCATALPLVRKQGNQLEKRVPADLGTITGDSIRLRQVLLNLLSNAGKFTHDGSVTVSASRAAGDDGAECLRLEVADTGIGMSDEQRAKLFRPFTQADSTTTRKYGGTGLGLAISKRLVELMGGRIEVRSALGRGTSFIVTLPVSATRADAAAGERAARVASGVASRAASSASAPVAGAPAAQRPTTDGWRFTEEGYRILSGSASAPLVFRLPAHGSHPEVNLATARILGYDSPEDMREHVTDLSRQLFADPAQLADLRSRLMRDGSVADFECQARRKDGELIWLSLDACAVRDPQGRVTHFEGFAKEVTRMKESEMELLRARRSAEQSAAAVRGLIDNAPVFLLIVRISDGVILECNPRCEELFRCTVASLAGKSVHHLYYAEAVDRERFLGTLSRDGRVRRLQIEFQRADGTRFPGWISAEYLGYGGEKTVIACIEDLSALVDVAAAAEGTVDARLAFLSKTGYELRTPLNAIIGYSELLTEELDQASGEQRRHDLSAIRAAGLQMRDTLDTMIALARFHDVRDERAALDRLDLGRILRDLAALARPVVERNGGVLEVSTEIGEGAWLGDAPRLKQVLVNLLLNAGRRSRNGRVTLSTTVDDKWLVFQVADSGPGLADEQLAMLARPLDVAQELASLDPAAPSLGLRVSRRLCAMMGGELKAESVPGAGASFTVRIPARTPSGVPMPLAAAGDPRS, from the coding sequence ATGAGCACGGTCGATGCCGCCCGGACCGGGGCGCGGCAGCCACCGCAGGCGGCGCGCCGCAAGGTGCACCCGATCGTCGAGCTCGACTATCCGGTGCGGGTCATGGCGCACCTGGCGATGTTCGTCGTCGTGGGCTCCGTCTACGTCGGCCGGCCGACGCCCGCCTGGGTCTGGGCGCTGACCAGCTTCTACCTGCTCGCCTGGTCGCACATCGGTTACCAGATCGCGCGCCGCAGCCGGGATTCGAAGGGCGCCGAGCTGCGCAATCTGCTGATCGACTCGCTGATGACCGGGCTCGTCACCGCGCTGAGCGGATTCAGCATCTGGGCCGGCGTCACGATGTTCGCGTCGGTCAACGCCACGAACCTGAGCGTCGGCGGCGCGCGGCACGCGGTCAACGGCCTCGGCTGGTCGGTGGTCGGGATGATGCTCGGCGCGCTGGCGACCGGCTTCAGCTTCGAGCCCGAATCGTCGATGCTGACGACCTCGGTGTCGGGCATCGGCGTCGTGCTGTTCACCGCGGTGTTCGGCTGGCGCTCCTACGTCGAGGCGCGCGGCGCGCAGCGCTCGAAGCGCGAGGCGCTGGAGCGCCGCACCGAGCTCGAGGAGCAGAAGCGGGTGCTCGAGGCCACCTACGACCTGGCCGAGACCGAGCGGGTCGAGGCCGAGCGCGCGCGCGAGCTCGCCGAGTCGGCCAACCGCGCCAAGAGCGCCTTCCTGGCCAACATGAGCCACGAGCTGCGCACGCCGCTGAACGCGATCATCGGCTACAGCGAGATGCTGCAGGAAGACCTCGGCGACCAGGCCGACGCCGCGCTGCTCGACGACCTGAAGAAGATCCAGGGCGCCGGCAAGCACCTGCTCGGGCTGATCAACGACGTGCTGGACCTCGCCAAGATCGAGGCCGGCAAGATCGACCTGGTGGTGGACCGGTTCAGCCCCGGGCTGGTGATCGAGGAGGTCTGCGCGACCGCGCTGCCGCTGGTCCGCAAGCAGGGCAACCAGCTCGAGAAGCGGGTGCCGGCGGATCTCGGCACGATCACCGGCGACAGCATCCGGCTCCGGCAGGTGCTGCTCAACCTGCTGTCGAACGCGGGCAAGTTCACTCACGACGGAAGCGTCACGGTGAGCGCGTCCCGGGCGGCCGGCGACGACGGCGCCGAGTGCCTGCGGCTCGAGGTCGCCGACACCGGCATCGGCATGTCCGACGAGCAGCGCGCCAAGCTCTTTCGCCCCTTCACGCAGGCCGACTCCACGACCACGCGCAAGTACGGCGGCACCGGCCTGGGGCTGGCGATCAGCAAGCGGCTCGTCGAGCTGATGGGCGGGCGGATCGAGGTGCGGAGCGCGCTCGGCCGCGGCACGAGCTTCATCGTGACCCTGCCGGTCTCGGCGACGCGTGCGGATGCTGCGGCCGGTGAGCGGGCGGCCCGCGTCGCATCGGGCGTGGCGAGCCGCGCGGCTTCCTCGGCCTCGGCGCCGGTGGCCGGCGCGCCCGCCGCCCAGCGCCCGACGACCGACGGCTGGCGCTTCACCGAGGAGGGCTACCGGATCCTCTCCGGGAGCGCGAGCGCCCCGCTCGTGTTCCGCCTGCCGGCGCACGGCTCGCATCCCGAGGTCAACCTGGCGACCGCCCGCATCCTCGGCTACGACTCGCCCGAGGACATGCGCGAGCACGTCACCGACCTGTCGCGCCAGCTGTTCGCCGACCCGGCCCAGCTCGCCGACCTGCGATCGCGGCTGATGCGCGACGGATCGGTCGCCGACTTCGAGTGCCAGGCGCGGCGCAAGGACGGCGAGCTGATCTGGCTGTCGCTCGACGCCTGCGCGGTGCGCGATCCGCAGGGCCGCGTCACCCACTTCGAGGGCTTCGCGAAGGAAGTCACCCGGATGAAGGAGTCCGAGATGGAGCTGCTGAGGGCGCGCCGCTCGGCCGAGCAGAGCGCCGCGGCGGTGCGCGGCCTGATCGACAACGCCCCGGTGTTCCTGCTGATCGTGCGCATCTCCGACGGCGTGATCCTCGAGTGCAACCCGCGCTGCGAGGAGCTGTTCCGCTGCACGGTCGCGTCGCTGGCCGGCAAGTCGGTCCATCACCTGTACTACGCCGAGGCGGTCGATCGGGAGCGCTTCCTCGGCACGCTGTCGCGGGACGGCCGCGTGCGCAGGCTCCAGATCGAGTTCCAGCGCGCCGACGGCACGCGCTTTCCCGGCTGGATCTCGGCCGAGTACCTCGGCTACGGCGGCGAGAAGACGGTCATCGCCTGCATCGAGGACCTGAGCGCGCTGGTCGACGTCGCCGCTGCCGCCGAGGGAACGGTCGACGCGCGCCTCGCGTTCCTGTCGAAGACCGGCTACGAGCTGCGCACGCCGCTGAACGCGATCATCGGCTACAGCGAGCTGCTGACCGAGGAGCTCGACCAGGCTTCGGGGGAACAGCGCAGGCACGACCTGTCGGCGATCCGGGCGGCGGGGCTGCAGATGCGCGACACGCTCGACACGATGATCGCGCTGGCCCGTTTCCACGACGTGCGCGACGAGCGGGCCGCGCTCGACCGGCTGGATCTCGGCCGGATCCTGCGCGACCTCGCCGCGCTCGCCAGGCCGGTCGTCGAGCGCAACGGCGGCGTGCTCGAGGTCTCCACCGAGATCGGCGAGGGCGCGTGGCTGGGCGACGCGCCCCGCCTCAAGCAGGTGCTGGTGAACCTGCTGCTGAACGCGGGCAGGCGCTCGCGCAACGGGCGCGTGACGCTGTCGACGACGGTCGACGACAAGTGGCTGGTCTTCCAGGTCGCGGATTCCGGCCCCGGGCTGGCCGACGAGCAGCTCGCGATGCTGGCCAGGCCGCTGGACGTGGCCCAGGAGCTCGCCTCGCTCGATCCGGCGGCGCCCAGCCTGGGCCTTCGGGTCAGCCGCCGGCTCTGCGCGATGATGGGCGGCGAGCTGAAGGCCGAGAGCGTGCCGGGGGCCGGGGCGAGCTTCACCGTGCGGATCCCGGCCCGCACGCCCAGCGGGGTGCCGATGCCGCTTGCCGCGGCAGGAGATCCGAGATCATGA
- a CDS encoding TRAP transporter substrate-binding protein, with amino-acid sequence MNPIRRYTLPAVAALALGATTAQAAERWNMSAEQPDGNYITVTAREFAEDVNKATKGEVEIKVHSNSVLFKRQEVKRAVQTGQVQVGDMLISFLGNEDPIFEVDAVPLLARDFDAAWKLWQASREKLAARLEKQGIKLLYSVPWPPQSIYTKKPVSTIADFKGMKFRAYNAATARLAELMGAVPATVNSGDVPQAFGTGLIEAMITSPATGVDTQAWDFSKYYYDVKAFIPKNVAMVNARAFAKLSPDAQKAVMAAAERAEKRGWELARTKTDDLVATLKKNGMEVGPAPAAIEAELGKIGGIMADEWLKKAGADGKAVLDAAKR; translated from the coding sequence ATGAATCCGATCCGCCGTTACACGCTGCCCGCAGTGGCCGCCCTGGCGCTGGGCGCCACCACCGCCCAGGCTGCCGAGCGCTGGAACATGTCGGCCGAACAGCCCGACGGCAACTACATCACCGTGACCGCGCGCGAGTTCGCCGAAGACGTGAACAAGGCGACCAAGGGCGAGGTCGAGATCAAGGTCCACTCGAACTCGGTGCTGTTCAAGCGGCAGGAGGTCAAGCGCGCGGTCCAGACCGGCCAGGTGCAGGTCGGCGACATGCTGATCTCCTTCCTGGGCAACGAGGACCCGATCTTCGAGGTCGACGCGGTGCCGCTGCTGGCCCGCGACTTCGACGCCGCCTGGAAACTCTGGCAGGCCAGCCGCGAGAAGCTCGCCGCCCGCCTCGAGAAGCAGGGCATCAAGCTGCTGTACAGCGTGCCCTGGCCGCCGCAGAGCATCTACACCAAGAAGCCGGTCAGCACGATCGCCGACTTCAAGGGCATGAAGTTCCGCGCCTACAACGCCGCCACCGCGCGCCTGGCCGAACTGATGGGCGCGGTGCCCGCCACCGTGAACTCGGGCGACGTCCCGCAGGCCTTCGGCACCGGCCTGATCGAGGCGATGATCACCTCGCCGGCCACCGGCGTCGACACCCAGGCCTGGGACTTCTCCAAGTACTACTACGACGTGAAGGCCTTCATCCCGAAGAACGTCGCCATGGTCAACGCGCGCGCCTTCGCCAAGCTGTCGCCCGACGCGCAGAAGGCGGTGATGGCCGCCGCCGAGCGCGCCGAGAAGCGCGGCTGGGAGCTGGCCCGCACCAAGACCGACGACCTGGTCGCCACGCTGAAGAAGAACGGCATGGAGGTCGGCCCGGCCCCGGCCGCGATCGAGGCCGAGCTGGGCAAGATCGGCGGCATCATGGCCGACGAGTGGCTGAAGAAGGCCGGCGCCGACGGCAAGGCGGTGCTCGACGCGGCCAAGCGCTGA
- a CDS encoding TetR/AcrR family transcriptional regulator, with translation MGRKPRADSGSLPGRATGRQASATAATDEKRERIMAVAARLFFEHGYANTTIASIARELGVTKPYVYYYFRDKLELFEAISWRPTVECLTAMDFGADDPRPAHLKLAEGLEKLIRATVLHHPAATLPYREPQVYGERYREALRRLADRFYSRTVELLEQARRDGMADFGDAKVTALAVASIPGFLYTWYRPDGRLGQDAVVAELTRIASRAAGLGPRDRGRIDQGRGPAAAVPPKRSAGRATR, from the coding sequence ATGGGTAGGAAGCCTCGAGCCGATTCCGGAAGCTTGCCGGGCCGCGCCACCGGCCGCCAGGCGAGCGCCACCGCGGCCACCGACGAGAAGCGCGAGCGGATCATGGCGGTGGCCGCCCGCCTGTTCTTCGAGCACGGCTACGCGAACACCACGATCGCATCGATCGCCCGCGAGCTCGGCGTGACCAAGCCCTACGTCTACTACTACTTCCGCGACAAGCTCGAGCTGTTCGAGGCGATCTCGTGGCGGCCGACCGTCGAGTGCCTGACCGCTATGGACTTCGGCGCCGACGACCCCCGCCCCGCCCACCTGAAGCTCGCCGAGGGCCTGGAGAAGCTGATCCGCGCCACCGTGCTCCACCATCCCGCCGCGACGCTGCCCTACCGCGAGCCCCAGGTCTACGGCGAGCGCTACCGCGAGGCGCTGCGCCGGCTCGCCGACCGCTTCTACTCGCGCACGGTCGAGCTGCTCGAGCAGGCGCGGCGCGACGGCATGGCCGACTTCGGCGACGCCAAGGTGACCGCGCTGGCGGTGGCCAGCATTCCGGGCTTCCTCTACACCTGGTACCGCCCCGACGGCCGTCTCGGGCAGGACGCGGTGGTGGCCGAGCTGACCCGGATCGCATCGAGGGCGGCTGGCCTCGGGCCGCGCGATCGTGGCAGGATCGACCAGGGGCGCGGGCCGGCAGCAGCCGTCCCGCCGAAGCGGTCTGCAGGGCGCGCCACGAGATAA
- a CDS encoding AMP-binding protein, translated as MSTPDRGGRPLHEILRGHARERPGHPAYIWYGAELSYGDLDRFSDAFAARLARLGVRKGEPVALFMQNCPQYAIAHYGIQKLGAIVCPCGPLNKEHELQYQLDDLGARVIVAAAPLLPVVDKVRASTRLEHVFVVHYADMLPAAPSIDLPEELAAMRAAPRQAPEGAEDFLAAARSGERPPAVEVAMDDVALMTYTSGTTGLPKGAMLSFDNALYKTAVSVDVYRVGPGDVMLAIAPLYHIAGMLMGVDMSVYAGATSVLLYRFDPKAALQAIERHRVSWWYSIAPMNVAAMQVPGASGFDLSSLRMNPVTSFGITFTEALAKQWQGFAPNCASFEAAYGLSETHTMDTAMPCDAVRWGTHGRPVPGNEVRIVDPDTGREMPVGEPGEITIRGRGVFKGYWKKPEATAKTLRDGWVHTGDMGRVDADGYLSFMGRFKEMIKVSGYSVFPEEVESILTRHPAIAQAGVIGVPDPEKGEVVRAFVVLKPGLAEADKPSEAEVVAWARENMAVYKAPRQVVFRDALPATGAGKMLRRLLKDD; from the coding sequence ATGAGCACACCGGACCGGGGCGGGAGGCCCCTGCACGAGATCCTGCGCGGCCATGCCCGCGAGCGACCCGGGCACCCGGCCTACATCTGGTACGGCGCCGAGCTGAGCTACGGCGATCTCGACCGCTTCAGCGACGCGTTCGCCGCGCGGCTCGCCAGGCTCGGCGTGCGCAAGGGCGAGCCGGTGGCGCTGTTCATGCAGAACTGCCCGCAGTACGCGATCGCGCACTACGGCATCCAGAAGCTCGGCGCGATCGTCTGCCCCTGCGGGCCGCTGAACAAGGAGCACGAGCTGCAGTACCAGCTCGACGATCTCGGCGCGCGGGTGATCGTGGCGGCCGCGCCGCTGCTGCCGGTGGTCGACAAGGTGCGGGCGAGCACCCGGCTCGAGCACGTGTTCGTCGTGCACTACGCCGACATGCTGCCGGCCGCGCCGTCCATCGACCTGCCCGAGGAGCTGGCGGCGATGCGCGCGGCGCCGCGGCAGGCGCCCGAGGGCGCCGAGGACTTCCTCGCGGCGGCGCGCAGCGGCGAGCGGCCGCCGGCGGTCGAGGTGGCGATGGACGACGTCGCGCTGATGACCTACACCTCGGGCACCACCGGGCTGCCCAAGGGGGCGATGCTGAGCTTCGACAACGCGCTGTACAAGACCGCGGTGTCGGTGGACGTGTACCGCGTCGGCCCCGGCGACGTGATGCTGGCGATCGCGCCGCTCTACCACATCGCCGGCATGCTGATGGGCGTGGACATGAGCGTGTACGCCGGCGCAACCTCGGTGCTGCTGTACCGCTTCGACCCGAAGGCCGCGCTGCAGGCGATCGAGCGGCACCGGGTCAGCTGGTGGTACAGCATCGCGCCGATGAACGTGGCCGCGATGCAGGTTCCCGGCGCGAGCGGCTTCGACCTGTCCAGCCTGCGGATGAACCCGGTCACCAGCTTCGGCATCACCTTCACCGAGGCGCTGGCCAAGCAGTGGCAGGGCTTCGCGCCGAACTGCGCGAGCTTCGAGGCGGCCTACGGGCTTTCCGAGACCCACACGATGGACACCGCGATGCCCTGCGACGCGGTCCGCTGGGGCACGCACGGCAGGCCGGTGCCGGGCAACGAGGTGCGCATCGTCGACCCCGACACCGGCCGCGAGATGCCGGTCGGCGAGCCGGGCGAGATCACGATCCGCGGCCGCGGCGTGTTCAAGGGCTACTGGAAGAAGCCCGAGGCCACCGCGAAGACGCTGCGCGACGGCTGGGTCCACACCGGCGACATGGGCCGGGTGGACGCCGACGGCTACCTGAGCTTCATGGGCCGCTTCAAGGAGATGATCAAGGTCTCCGGCTACAGCGTGTTCCCCGAGGAGGTCGAGAGCATCCTGACCCGCCATCCGGCGATCGCGCAGGCCGGCGTGATCGGCGTGCCCGATCCGGAGAAGGGCGAGGTGGTCAGGGCCTTCGTGGTGCTGAAGCCCGGGCTGGCCGAGGCCGACAAGCCGAGCGAGGCGGAAGTGGTGGCCTGGGCGCGCGAGAACATGGCGGTGTACAAGGCGCCGCGCCAGGTGGTGTTCCGCGATGCGCTGCCGGCGACCGGCGCCGGCAAGATGCTGCGCAGGCTGCTGAAGGACGACTGA
- a CDS encoding DUF4286 family protein yields the protein MNTHRPPRGQLCIWTDVDPAHELDFNRWYDREHMQERVAIPGFQSARRFQAIGSCPRPYLALYYTDDIAVFRSDAYRNAFANQTQWSLRNFERMRGTQRRVGELALELGQAGGEGGSLAAFVVPEGRVALERLREALAKVAGADHVIRASMLRTDPALSAPVTPNTPPVPADWMVTIEATQSEVAFDQASALAKSLELAPGGVYAFRLLWRLGA from the coding sequence ATGAACACCCACCGCCCACCGCGCGGACAGCTCTGCATCTGGACCGACGTCGACCCGGCCCACGAGCTCGACTTCAATCGCTGGTACGACCGCGAGCACATGCAGGAGCGCGTGGCGATCCCCGGCTTCCAGTCGGCCCGCCGCTTCCAGGCGATCGGCAGCTGCCCGCGCCCGTATCTCGCGCTCTACTACACCGACGACATCGCCGTGTTCCGCAGCGACGCCTACCGCAACGCGTTCGCGAACCAGACGCAGTGGTCGCTGCGCAATTTCGAGCGGATGCGCGGCACGCAGCGACGGGTCGGCGAGCTGGCGCTCGAGCTCGGCCAGGCCGGCGGCGAAGGCGGCTCGCTGGCCGCCTTCGTGGTGCCCGAGGGCCGCGTGGCCTTAGAGCGCCTTCGCGAGGCACTGGCGAAGGTGGCCGGCGCGGACCACGTGATCCGGGCCTCGATGCTGCGCACCGACCCGGCGCTGTCGGCGCCGGTCACGCCGAACACCCCGCCGGTGCCGGCCGACTGGATGGTCACGATCGAGGCCACCCAGTCCGAAGTCGCGTTCGACCAGGCGAGCGCGCTGGCAAAATCGCTCGAACTCGCGCCCGGAGGCGTCTATGCTTTCCGGCTGCTCTGGCGCCTCGGCGCCTGA